The following nucleotide sequence is from Nocardioides eburneiflavus.
CTGGAGCCGTACACCGGTGCGGTGCTCGATCACGGTTGTGACCTTCGTCGGTGGGTAGCGCGGCGACTCGATCAGGGAGATCTTGTGCGTCTCGAGGCGTTCCATCCCGTAGGGCAAGCGGGTGGGCCGGATGCCTTCGGCGTACTCGCTTTCGTGCTGGGCAAGGGTCATGTCGTAGATGACGTTGAGAGTGATCAGTTGGTCGGCGCCGTCCCTCACCCACGCGGTTGTTCCGCAGCGGCGCCCCGCAGCCGCAGCGGCCTCGACGGCGAGTGCCACGGCCTTGCCCCGCGCTGCTCGCGGGATCCGGGGGAGCAGCCGGTCCAGCCGTCTTCCCCAATCGCGTGCGACTGCGTGCGACGTCATGCGGCCTGCGAGCAAGAACACCGCGCGGTCCCACGGCGAGCGTCCATCGGAGCGAAGGTCGTCGACGGCTCCGGGATGGCGGTGGTCGAGGGCCTGCTCGGAAGAGCCGGACGTGAATGCCCGCGCTACCCGCGACTCTGCGTCGGCGGCAGGGCCTCGGTGCTCGATCTCGAGCTCGGGGTCGATCACGATCTCGACGCCGAACCTGGCGAGGCGCAGGCCGAGCTCGGAGTCCTCGCGGTAGGTCATCGTCGGGTCGAACCCGCCGACCGCCTCGTACGCCTCCCTGGGCACCGAGTTGCAGGCAGCCCAGTGCCGCCACCTCTCCTCGGGCTGGCGTGCGTACGCCTGGGCGATCAGTCGCTCGTTGGCTGGTCTCCCGTACGCGGTCGCGTAGGGGGTGTCACGGAAGACGTCCCGGGTGAGCGAGACGACGCCGAGCGGTGGGGCACCCGCTGGCCTGGATCGGTGACGGGCCAGGTGTCCGGCGAGGAAGCCGGGGACGGGTGTGAGGTCGTCGTCGCAGCGGAGCACGATCTCGCCGCGCGCCGCGGCGTAGCCCGCCGCGAGTGCGGCGGACACCCCGTCGCCTCCGTCACGCTCGAGGATCCTGATCGGCAGGCGCTCGGTGTACGCCTCGACGACCACGCGGCTCCCGTCGACGTCCCCGTCGAGCACGACGAGGAGTTCCCATGGCTCGCCCACGCGTTGGGCAGCGAGTGCGTCGAGCAGCACCGGGAGCCGGGTCGCACCGCCGCGAGTGGGCACGACGACGGACAGGGCGGGATCGGGC
It contains:
- a CDS encoding glycosyltransferase, translating into MPDPALSVVVPTRGGATRLPVLLDALAAQRVGEPWELLVVLDGDVDGSRVVVEAYTERLPIRILERDGGDGVSAALAAGYAAARGEIVLRCDDDLTPVPGFLAGHLARHRSRPAGAPPLGVVSLTRDVFRDTPYATAYGRPANERLIAQAYARQPEERWRHWAACNSVPREAYEAVGGFDPTMTYREDSELGLRLARFGVEIVIDPELEIEHRGPAADAESRVARAFTSGSSEQALDHRHPGAVDDLRSDGRSPWDRAVFLLAGRMTSHAVARDWGRRLDRLLPRIPRAARGKAVALAVEAAAAAGRRCGTTAWVRDGADQLITLNVIYDMTLAQHESEYAEGIRPTRLPYGMERLETHKISLIESPRYPPTKVTTVIEHRTGVRLQPLRAWHAAQRADATVAVWEHWAELPALLRRVPGPYRAKPLFTLVCWAAEDLRSGDARSRARARRVIEASDLILFLSSNQREVFLANGARPEQLVCLPFGVATDFFSGDVGSHRDIEFLAVGVDRGRDYPTLIRAVEGTDLKVKLLTTPARAQTLALPSNIEPGGVLPPDAYRDLLRRTQVVIVPTHDYAYPTGQTVALNAAASGCAVIVSDTAAMADYFSAETTALMPAVGDAGGLRSAMVRLRDDSRLRLAMAARGQQHVRQGHHSYVMWDQAADRFRSVLTTQHLTHPKA